The sequence below is a genomic window from Ctenopharyngodon idella isolate HZGC_01 chromosome 11, HZGC01, whole genome shotgun sequence.
CTGTTACACAGAACCAAGCTGTTGTTATAATGTTATAGCTAGAGTTGGGATACTCGAACTCGGACTAAAGTCCGGACTAGAGTACAATTTTTCGCGGACTTGGACTTGTCGCGGACTCTTTTTACTTAGTTAGGCAAGTATTCGTTTTTTCTGTTGTaatgaaattactttttttttaaacatggtgGCAGCTCCTAGTTTCAAAGGAAAAGAATGTTTCTAACATCTTTGAAGCAGTAATTAACATGGGTCAAAATTCAGaaacaagaacaacaacaaaaaaatccctcatgttttatatattaattattactatAGCTTTTCACTAtggtaaatatgaaatattcaaTAATTATATGCAGGTGTGGCTTGTGTACATAGGCAGGTGGGGTGtatttgtttgggttgatttcaaatatcaactgTGTTTTttagaaattgcttactgcacctttaagtgtcTGAGTATTACCAGAGCATATTTCTGAATGTCTGATAAACCCTTTTATAGAAATAACAGAAGCATAGTTACTGCATAGCCGAGAAATCCCCTTGCCCTATGTAGGATACACATCTGTGGTTTCCTGAACAAAATGAATTGTTAATAGTGGGAGTATATATATGCCTTTGTGTGTCCGGAATGTATGTTTTGGAAATTAGGAAACCCAGAAACACCCATAATAACTCCAGCTATCTGACAAAGAAGTCACTGTTAACAAGCTACAGTAACCTGCTAGACATTTAATGCCACATCTTTAATAAAGCAACCTATTCTATTTTCAGAGACATCGAGATTCACAGGAAAGTACCACAGAGAACATGGAATTTCTAGAAGATGAATGACACGATAATGAGTCATAAGGAAAGTATGAAGCAGGGAGTAGAGAACTAGATAGCAAGTGCTGTCGACCAAAAGAAATGGAatgtatttttatctttttaacattcatttgcCCACACTATAATCAAGCTCCGAAAGTGAGAAGATAGTAGGTTCAGTAGGTTCTTGTGAGTGATACATGTAGTGAGTGCTGTGAAAAAGTTTGTTATGGTCtgattttctgtatttttttatttttattttattttttacactgaATGGCGTCAGATCTTCAACCAAAACatacaaattaataaaagttaCCCTTCatgaacaaaaaacacaacaatttaCATCTTACAAGTTATGTATGAAAGAACTATCTATCtaaattgaaaaacaaacaaaaaaaaaaaaaaaacagaatagaaTCCACAACAGACTATCATCTGATCATATACTGTATAGTTATGCATAAATTCAAAAAGACAGGGGGCAAAGACTTTTTGATAGTAATGTAgagtcagtttgattcactccAGTCTTTATCATAGTTGAATGTCATTTGTTAAAAGTCTCTCCATTAGTGCAACTATGAACCCAGAAGCAGCCACAATGCTTGAACACACAcagatttgtttttgtgaattttggggacattccataggcgtaatggtttttatactgtacaaaccgtattttttatccccctacactaccccacccctaaacctacccatcacagaaaactgtgcacatttttactttctcaaaaaaaaaaaaaaaaaaaacctcattctgtatgatttataagccttttgaaacatggggacatggggtaatgtcctcataagtcaccctctccttgtaatacctaagtcatacccatgtcattatacaaatttgtgtcctgatatgtcacaaacacacacacacacatacacagttaTAAGGATAAAACCCAAGTATATTTTAGCCCGGAATTaatcaattttgattttgaatgcATTAGTAGGTAACAGAATCAAGTAGGCACTTCTACCTTTTTGGAATTAATGGTCGCTAAAATGAGAAGTGTGATTTCCAGTAAGACATACCATATACATTTAGTCTGTTTttctataaatgtaattataaatataattttatggcAAACTGTCATTTCATTTTACCATGTTGCCTTGCTTTGACAAATCAGAAATATTACCATAATTATAGtcacacaaatgaaaacaattaacAGAGTACTTGTACAAGTGCCATTCCTGTAGATAAGAGTAATTTCTCTGGACCTGAATGACACCATCCTAAACATCTGGAGTGCAAATCTTTTTGACAGACATAGATAATGTGAGCAAAATTGAAAGATAGTGTGACAAATTCTCCTGTGGCCAATCTAATTTCCAATCTCAACCTCTAAGCATGCATGTGTGTGGGACCAGTGAGTGTGGGAACTTGGATTGTATACAGTCCATCTGCTAAAAATGGCAGAAAAACAATCCCATTTAGAGGGATTTCAGTCAGGTTACACCAAACAAATCTAGAATCAAGTAAGCTTCAGCAGGTTCATCAAGTCAATATGGCTCTTTAAATGTTTGGTCAAAACAATGACAGAAGCTTTTTAGAAATAGAAATTCTAAATAACAGACAAATACATTTGAGAAACTAAGCAAAACCTTTTACGCTCAGGTTATAAATACAACAGTGACTCGACTCCATGCCTGGTTCTTTCAGCCAAGGAAGTGTCCAAATAAGGGAagcatttttaatgttgtcATTGGTGATACTCCAAGGAGAATAATAGGTAATATGTTTTATCACATATTCACATACAGTAAGTAGATGAGACTGGGTTGGTTGTCACAAGAAGTTATATGCTTTTAGTCAAAAGTTAAATAGTGTAGTAAAATAGTTCAAAGTTAAATAGTGTTTTCAGGACAAtggtattttttataaatgtcaggttggggcaagttgtcacatttgttttatattttgtaattttatatttaaatgcagtggttcatattttgcaatatatatatatatatatatatatatatattacatttattcttTTTCATGAATTGCTTTGTGTTTCATGATTATTTTATAACAGGTGAGCATGCTTAATAACAGTGGGGAATGCAGTCAGAAAAGTTAAACTTGGgaaacaaagattttttttaatttttttttttttgtattttttttttttttttgtattcaagACTTTAAGGTTTGCATCTTTTTAGAAATTAATGATCAAGAAGAATAAACCTAAACTGTGACAACTAGCCATACATATTCTTCAATTACACAATGATTATTTTGTTGATTAATGACTGGTCATCTGTCATACTTGTTGTCAGGCAGAGTGTAAGAAGAGTCATATCTTTATGAGCAAAACAATTCAACAAAAGGTAAAATACTCACACGGAAGACGTTTGTTGTGGAGGTTCGTCCCCTTTGAGCTCATGACTCCAGAGTGACGGAGATGCACAGCTGTGAAAACTCAGTGCTTTACCGGCAGCTTCAGTCAGTCTACCGTCCCAGAGCAAGACTGGACTCTGACACAGCTCATCtccctctctcttcctctctgtctCTAAGACTTTAGGCCGTAGATTCAGTCATGCACTTCCTCTGCAGCAGCGCCAGTGGCCGTGTCTCTCTGCTTAGAGTGAGACCTCAGGTCTGGGGCAAGTGGATCATACCAAGTCCACCCTCGTGGGAGGAGGAGAGTCGAATTTTACAGATGGGATCAGACAGAGGAAGGAGGGTGGGGTTATGTAACGAGAGAGGAAGTGCTAAGAAAATTATAGCCAGCTCTGTCTCTCAAACTCTCTTTGTCTTAGAGGTCATTCCATGAAAGGAGAACCATGTTTCTTTAACAATTGATGAAGTGCACTAAGCACAGTTCGACCatcaacttatttattttaaattaaatataaacttattttatgtgtatatttgtttatacacacattcatCACATTTATCATTCAATGTGTGTTTTTGGATGGTAACTATAAAAGGCAgtcaatatatattataatatactgtatatacagtacattcaaTTTTAGTTGTACATTCAAAATTCATTCTGGGATGTACCTCATGCATTTGGTTAAGAGTATACAGAGCTGCAAACTAGATAAAGGGTTTTAAGTAGTAAAATAACCTCAcaaagttaataataataaaaatatgaataataatatgaGCAGAAATTTGGATTTGGACCACTTTCAGCTGCAATATAAGGTATGATGATGATTTGTAAGTACAACAGAGATTGTTTAGGTTTGGGGGATTTTTTGTGCacttagtttagtttagttttctaGTTTTTACATACaaagcgccatctagtggctatGAAACAAAAGCAGTCAAATCAGggtgtgtattttttatttatttattaaaaaggcTGTCCGTTATACTGACCTGAATAATAAATTTAGATGTAAAGTGCAACACTTAATACTGTGATGCTTGTTACTGTGTAAATTTACAGTTAAAATCTGTCACTTGTGTAAGTATTAGCCCTAACCCTACACCCACATGCAAACTATATatctaaaaatgtgtaaaacatTAAGTGGCATCACTCAAGTGTCCAGCTGCAACACCTAAATAtagcaaaatacaaaacaataacaacaaaaaatcacCTCTATTTTGTTACTAATCGAATAATGGCTGTTTCATCTGTACATTCACTCACCACTGGTGACAATATTGTGCATGAGAGGCTGAGAGGATCAGAATTGAGGTTAATGTTGCTCTCCGGTTTAGTACTGAAACTGCCCTTCAACTGTCCTCAGAAGATACACAGCCTCAAAAGTGCAGCTGAAGCTCTGTTGCGTCTGAAGATTAGTTTACCACAGCTGTATGAGTGTGTGGGATGTGTGGAAAACATGATTGTATCAGCATTAGTTCTCTCTaaatgtcacacacacacacacacacacacacacacacacacacacacactcatatctTTACAATGCAGACTGACATGTGTGTTTGGAGGGGTGTGTGGTGTTATAGAGTTCTTATATGACTCAGACAGAGAATCCTTGCGACTGTGTGTGGGCTTCACTTCAGTTTTTGTGGCCGCAGCATGTCACTAACGTTTCaaatgcaaacaaaataaagcaaatgtgCAAAAAGGGTTACCGTGATAATATTGACACGTCTGATTTTGGGGTTAAATTTTGATGGAGGAAAAAactatgttaaaaaaaaaaaaaaaaaaaaaaaaacacacagttaggaaaaacataaaatttgaTGATTTGAAGTCCCATCACTCAAAAAAGATCTGCTGTGCACAAActacaataatattttaatgtagaaACAGGTCAAATGTGTAGTTCCTGCACCACTAGCAGATCCAAATGGCAGAATATTTTCGCATTTGATGGACACTTACGCAAATTGTTTATAGTGCATtcaatgtatacattttatagTACGTGTTTCCTGGCCTTTAAACCTTTACCGGGACAGCAAGCAACTACTcaacaaccacccaaaacaccctaacaaccactgATTACCCCAAATCAACACTCTAACAACCAACAAGAATATCCTGGTACCACATATAAACAAGTTAGCAATTGCTCAAAAAACCTGTCTAACCGtatagcaacacactaacaacTGCTGAAAAAACTCTCACAACCACACAACATCCTGAAAACCACCCAGAAACTGCATATTCACTTAATACAAGCATTCACAACACTTTATCAggcacatagcaacacctttgCACTGACACACAAAACCCTATAACCACATAGCAAAGTGCTAACATTGAATCACCTGTACAACAACCCTTTGCTATCTGCCCTCTAGCAACTGCATTGAAATGTGTTAAAAACCATGCGGTCACATTATCAACTGCATAGAAACATTAAGTGTCATCACTCTAGTAACCACTGCAATATCTGAATAgcgaaatacaaaaaaaaaaaaaaaaaaaaaatgaaagaaatggTTCTTTCATCTCTGCATTTACTCACCACTGATGACAATATTGTGCATGAGAGGCCACTCATAACACCTTAGCAAGTAATGTAATGGTGGTAAGATCCTGCCAACAACCCAGTGCTCCCTAGATACCACCCAGAAatcctagcaaccatttagaaatGCATTAACAtaacccagaacaccttagcaaccatatAACAACACCCTGGCAtctaccctagcaactgcattgcaacatgctaaaaaacaGTCAGAACACATTATCAACAGCATAGCAGCGCCCTagcaaacacccagaacactatatcaactgcatagcaacaaaCTAACAAACACTCACAACACCTTATCAAAAACGCATAGAAACACTCTTGCACCGAGACACAaaagcaaccacatagcaaagcTCTAACAAGcattcagaacaccttagtaacTGCACAGCAACATCCTGGCAACAACCCACAACAACTACATTGTACTGTTTTAACTGTTTGCTGTTTAGAAAGGCATTAACATTAacacagaacaccttagcaaccttATGACTAGATCCTGGCTTTGTCCATAGAAACTGCATAGCAGTACACTAACAATTACAtagaacatcttagcaacagCGTAgttgccctggcaaccacccagaacaccctagcatctTCTTAGCAATGTGCTAGAAACCACAGAAAATACCCCAGCAGCTGCACAGGAACATCTTGCTAACCACCAGAACAGCCTAGCATCCCATAAATCCTTGCAACTGTATACAAATTCAGAATGCCTTAGCAGCCATTTAACAACACCCTGGCATCTTCCCTAGCAACTGCattgcaacatgctaaaaatcaGTCAGAACACTTAATCTAATGCATAGCAACAGCCCAGAACATCatagaaactgcatagcaattaaagggatagttcacccaaaatttaaaattctgtcatcatttactcaccctcatgttgatttgaacctgtatgagtttctttgttctgctgaatgAAAAGGCAGATACCAGTGTGGCTTCAAAAGTGGCCACTCAACCGAGACTGCCTTGCTCTCGGTTATTGAAACTCTGAGACTGGCAAGAGCAGCTTCCAAATCATCAGTACTTACAATCTTGCTGGATatgtctgctgcttttgacatgGTTAACCAGCAGATCCTCCTGTCAATCCTCATGACAATGGCCATCTCAGAAACtgcactccagtggtttaagtcttacctctcaggtaggtccttcagggtgTCTTGGAGGGATGATGTGTCTAATTTGTAACATCTAGCTACTGGGGTGCCTCAGGGCTCCGTGATTGGACCACTTCTATTCTCCATCTACATGAcatcactaggatctgtcattcagaaacatgttttttcttatcactgctatgccgatgacacacaactctacctccCATTCCTAAGCATCTCAGCCTGCCTGACAGACATTTTGGactggatgaaggaccaccaccttcaacttAACCTTGCAAAGACAGAACTGCTTGTGATCTTGGCCAACACAACACTTCATCACAACTTCCTCATTCAGTTAGGTTCGTCATCCAAAACAGCCAGGAACCTCGGAGTTGTGATTGATAATAAGTTAAACTTCACAGACCACATTGCTAAAACAGcctggtcctgcagatttgccttatacaacattaggaagatcaGGCCCTTCCTATCGGAGCATGCTACACAACTccttgtccaagctcttgttctatccagactggactattgtattGCTCTCTTGACAGGCCTTCCACCATGTACTGTCAAACCTCTGTAACAGATCCAGAAAACAGCAATGAGAGTGGTCTTTAACAAGCCCAAGTGAGCACACGTCACACCTTCATTAATTCACACTAGTTGCCAATAGCCACTGgcatcaaattcaaggcactgatgtttgcctacagaatGAGCACTGGCTCTGCACCCCCATACCTAAACTCACTAATCACCACTCACTACAGACTTATGTACCCTCCAGCTTTTGTTCTGCAAGTGAATGGCGCCTTGTAGTGACATCccaaaaaggcaaaaaaaatctatttcacaGGCCTGGATTTTTGCTggctggtggaatgacctgcctAACTAAACCCaagcagctgagtctttagccacTTTCAAGAAATGGCTAAAGATgcatatattgtttatttagagctgctttacctcagaattgaattctgtttgcatcattgatcatCACATTCCTGTTTATTATTGTAAAGCTGCTATGAAATGTATAATGTTATAAcaatgctatataaataaagatgacttgacttggcttgacttgacttgacatagCAAAGCTCTAACAACCATTCAGAATACAGAACTTACCAACTGCATAGAaatgccctagcaactgcctacaACACAGATACCACCCAGAAATCCTAGCAACTGTTTAGCAATGTATTGGCATCACCTTAGAACTGCTTTGCTCCAACAACCACACAAAACACCTTAGAAACAGCACAGGAACATCCTgcaaaccacccagaacaccctaacaccCCAGAAATCCTACCAACTGTATAcaaactcagaacaccttagcaactatgTAACAACACCTTGGGTTCTATACCCAGAACACACTGACATAATTTGCACAGACAAGCACCACATgcaaaaagtaatttttgcaaTTCTACTTGGCGCCATTAGTGTAAATAATAGTGTAAAGCAACTCTATAGCTACATATCAACtataaaatgtattgaaaaGAGAGAATATGTGTACtaacaggagagagagagagagagagagagagagagagagagagagagagagcacgcATCAGCGTCAGACAGAGTTGAGAGGAGAGTGGGAGAGACTGAGAGAGAGTAGGAGGAATGAAAATAAGAGTTTATATGCAAGTCAGCATCACAACTGGATGCACAGCATTTCATCAGCACAGACCCTTATGTTACATAAAGCAAGGGGTGTCTAGAGGTAAgataaatctttaataatgtGTTTTGGGTGCAGTGGTACTTCTTTTATAATTGATAATTCATTTTATATAGTCGGAAAATTAGCACTATAAAATGTTGTTTCATAAACCTTAATTTTAATTTGCAGTAATATGAATATATGTAAGCacaagtttttgttttaaaactatttaaaaatagttCAATTCAGTTGTTTCATTTCgttttacattacatttcatAACATGTTTGCTTTCACAAGTCAGCCTACATTATTTCATTTGCATGTAATGCACAGTTGCATATTTAGCTTTAGAGGGAGCAGTATGATATTGCCAGAACTTCCTCTTTAACAATATGCAAGGTATATTGTGGTTATGTGCTGTCCTAGCTATGTGGATAGaagacttaaaaaaataaaaaaaaaaataaaaaaataaacactgactTACATTTTACAGATATTCTAGAGTCATGCTGTAAATGAACTGCAGAACTGAGAAGGATTCTTAGATTATTCAGTTGTTTATGCAACTCTGATTAAGTTTTAGCATCAATTCCATGAAAAATATTCACTTTTGCATGTAAAAATCAGCTGTTAGCTGTCCTACAGCAATGAGCAATTCTTGTATTTGCATATCCCTCATTCAAATAAGCCATTTGGTTCTGATGTTTTGTATAGTATTACCTAAGAGGGTGTTATTGAAAATGGTCTCTTTATGTTCTAAAGTATAATGTATGTGTAGATTGAGGGCTATAAATATTGAATGACAGTATTAGTCATTTCATTTGAATAAACAGCTGAGGAATTTGAATAGGTAAATACCTCTTTCCACACAGTTCATACATCATTGATAATATGTGATAAGTATAATGTTTTTTCTGACAGCGTGAGAATTGAAAACTTTCATAAGTCCAGCATTTGGGTTCAAAGTCAAAAGAAACGGACCAATTGTATCCCATTCAGAAACGAGAGCAAATATTTAGTTGTTCTTAATTTACTTCATTCCAGAACGGTGTGTCTTTGTAACCTTTCCTATGTCATAGTTATTTCACTCTTAACCCTTGTAGTAGTCAAACATGCACTGCTATTATGGAAAATTTGCAGCCATAGAAACACCCTGATACGGGGGCAGACTGAAGTTTATAGACTAAAAGCTGGTGTGAGGCAGGTCGTCTGGTGCTGAATGCTGTTATTAGTGTACCATTAAGTTATCAAATTGTTAGTGAAGAGGCACTTGTAAAGTATAGAGCACCGTTTCCACAGTGTTACACtaggacaaaaaaagaaatgatccAGCagttaaagaaaatattaagaaaCATTAAGAAAGAGCCATGCAATAAAGCAGCTGATAACTATACAAAATAACACTATACCTTGATAGTAGGCCTACCCACCAagtcatgaaaaacaatattatgtttcttttttttttttttttttgcataaaatcAACCTGAAATGCACTTTTTAAGTAATCTGatgtatttctgagtgaaacatgATATTCATAGAGAGAAAATGTAAGACAAGGCTTGATTTTATTTGAATCAATTGGATCATGAAGTTAGTCGGAGTCAGGTCTTTGGAGAGAAGGCattacaaaataagaaggataaACTGTAGTTAGTCTTTTCTTTCACAGACAGATttagttattacattttgataaaagtttacaaagtcattttttatatgaaatgaCTGATGAATCATGAGACCAGGAACATGCATTAAGGCAGGTCTAATTTGattttatgttaaatttaaagtcatttttgtttgttttcgtTAGCTAATACCACAGTGGTCATATATTTATACTGACATCTATTGGTGTAAATGCAGCATTACACAAAAGCTAAAATTGCCATTGTCATTGCTGTTGTAGAAAATTCCCATGCGTAATTGTCACCATTTTAAGACTTGATATTGTATAACTGTTGCCGAAAGGTGGGTTTCACTACAAACAGATCAATCACTAACATAAGCTAATTtacattttctctcttttttctttttcagaaatTCTTAGCACTGAAAGCCACCCAACAGTTCTCCAGTTAGTGTGATGCCATAGTCTCCTAAGACTAAGCAAGTAAttttaaagagagaaagaagaggACAACAGATTATTTCTGTCAAATGTGATACTGTGTAGTCTTTTTTGTGCTCATGGCAAAAAATACAGGTTCCTTCTCAGTTTTAGAAAAATGGGATTCTGTACCAAATTCCAATGAACAGTCATCcgaacacatttttaaaacacctTCACCCTTTTGGAATCAGGAATTAATATTCAGAAGACCTAGACATGTCCGGGAATCCACACCTGATACTGTCACAGATGCATTTAACTTGTATAATTACAGGTGTGGAGCGAATCAGATCCACCCTTCACTGAGTCAGAACCCTACTAGCTGTAGATATCTGCCTCCTTCATCAAAATTATTTGTGACTGACCCAAATACACTGCATAGTATTGGAAGGGGTACTTCATACTGGAGTTATTTAACTCCAGAAGTCGGACTTGTCAAAGGTTTCAGAAAGCTGCAAAATCCACAAATCGACCCGTCGTCAGCTTCATATTTCTATACAGGGGTTGTTAGGGATGTTCTAAAAAGAGATATTCCAACTGAAGAAGTCAAAATGTGCATGCAAAAGGAGAGACCGAGGTATTCACATTGGTACCACAAACCACAAAGTCAAAGAATCTGCTCTAAAAGAGACAGTGAGAGACATTATGTGAAAAACAACCCACTGCTAGGTTCTCTACTATATACAGATTCTAATAaggaacattttaaacaaaacacaatgtaTAACCATCACCAGCCGCTTGATTTTAACCGTTCTACTCATGCTGTGCCTGAAGAATCAAAGTGGCAAAGTGAAAAGCATAAAAGAGAGGAGCTTCCCCTACTGGTCTGGAGAGGAGATGCAGAAAAACACAATTACCAATCGAACACTAGCACACCCTCTAAATCTTCCTCTTCTGCCCTATGGATTCTCCGTCGCTTTGTAGAAGGCTCTTTGGTGGAGCTTGAAGGTGGTCGACTGAAGCGGGTGGAGGATTTAAGGACAGAGGATTTGGAGCAGTGTGCTCAATTACATCCTGAGCTGATGCTGAAACGTTTCACTGTGTTAAAGATCACACCTTCACACACACCTGCGCTCTCTTGTTTGCACGTGGAGATTGAGCATGACCACTCACTGGTAAGCAAACACATATAAAATACTCCTAATATGCAGCATATTGAGGAATAAGTAAATCTTACTATTCCAACcatcttctgtggaacataaaatatgTGTTCTGCCAAggatctattttttttttaaacactaaatggaaattatgacataaaattattttaaattataatgccattttcaggtgaactattcctttaaaatatttactttttctcTGCAGTTGTTTCTGGAGGTGAGTGAAGGGCTGCCTTTCTTCGTTTGTGGGCGTGGCTGGTCCTCCTGTAACCCTCAACACACAAGTCAATCCTGCAGACTACAATGCCATCAACTAAAGGTGGGTGACGTGTGCTTGGCACTGACGCATATGCCCGCACCTTCATCACAACCTGCCAATCAGGGCCTAACTGAAATGGGTGGAGATCACTTGGTCCTGAAGTGTCATGCCGAAAAGAAGCCCACACCACAGATAAAAGATAGATCAAGAAAGAGACACTTAACAGCACCTGAGTTCAGGGAAATTTCCAAGATACACCACATCCAAGATTGAAAAGCTGAATTATatattgttgaattttaacaaaaggtttgtttgttttttatcagaattacattcaagaaattattttattgtacatAAGTCTGTGTACATTGTAACTGCCATCTTTtgcatatatgtgtatgtacaGAGTAACTGCAATGTTACCTAATcaattacactaccattcaataGTTTGGTGTCACTGAGATTTATTGTCACACTTTATATGAGGTTAACTTTGTACTACTATGTGCTtgcattccaaaaaaaaataaataaataaataaataaataaataaaaatgttaggtacaatgcacttattgagTTTATGCTGTATTG
It includes:
- the LOC127522475 gene encoding uncharacterized protein LOC127522475; this encodes MAKNTGSFSVLEKWDSVPNSNEQSSEHIFKTPSPFWNQELIFRRPRHVRESTPDTVTDAFNLYNYRCGANQIHPSLSQNPTSCRYLPPSSKLFVTDPNTLHSIGRGTSYWSYLTPEVGLVKGFRKLQNPQIDPSSASYFYTGVVRDVLKRDIPTEEVKMCMQKERPRYSHWYHKPQSQRICSKRDSERHYVKNNPLLGSLLYTDSNKEHFKQNTMYNHHQPLDFNRSTHAVPEESKWQSEKHKREELPLLVWRGDAEKHNYQSNTSTPSKSSSSALWILRRFVEGSLVELEGGRLKRVEDLRTEDLEQCAQLHPELMLKRFTVLKITPSHTPALSCLHVEIEHDHSLLFLEVSEGLPFFVCGRGWSSCNPQHTSQSCRLQCHQLKVGDVCLALTHMPAPSSQPANQGLTEMGGDHLVLKCHAEKKPTPQIKDRSRKRHLTAPEFREISKIHHIQD